One part of the Peromyscus leucopus breed LL Stock chromosome 19, UCI_PerLeu_2.1, whole genome shotgun sequence genome encodes these proteins:
- the Lox gene encoding protein-lysine 6-oxidase isoform X1, with the protein MRFAWTVLLLGPLQLCPLLRGAPQAPREPPAAPGAWRQTIQWENNGQVFSLLSLGAQYQPQQQRRRDPSAAAAPGPDGNAAPQPRTPILLLRDNRTASARARTPSPSGVAPGRPRPAARHWFQAGFSPSGARDGGTSRRAGNRTASPQPPQLSNLRPPSHVDRMVGDDPYNPYKYSDDNPYYNYYDTYERPRPGSRYRPGYGTGYFQYGLPDLVPDPYYIQASTYVQKMSMYNLRCAAEENCLASSAYRADVRDYDHRVLLRFPQRVKNQGTSDFLPSRPRYSWEWHSCHQHYHSMDEFSHYDLLDANTQRRVAEGHKASFCLEDTSCDYGYHRRFACTAHTQGLSPGCYDTYAADIDCQWIDITDVQPGNYILKVSVNPSYLVPESDYSNNVVRCDIRYTGHHAYASGCTISPY; encoded by the exons ATGCGTTTCGCCTGGACCGTGCTCCTGCTGGGGCCACTGCAGCTCTGTCCGCTTCTCCGCGGCGCCCCGCAGGCCCCGCGTGAGCCACCCGCCGCCCCGGGCGCCTGGCGCCAGACGATCCAATGGGAGAACAATGGGCAGGTGTTCAGTCTGCTGAGCCTCGGGGCGCAGTACCAGCCGCAGCAGCAGCGGCGACGCGACCCCAGCGCCGCGGCGGCCCCGGGCCCCGACGGCAACGCCGCCCCGCAGCCGCGCACGCCCATTCTGCTGCTGCGTGACAACCGCACCGCCTCTGCCCGCGCGCGGACACCGAGCCCGTCGGGGGTCGCCCCCGGCCGTCCCCGGCCCGCTGCCCGCCACTGGTTCCAAGCTGGCTTCTCGCCGTCGGGGGCCCGCGATGGTGGGACCTCCCGGCGCGCAGGGAACCGGACTGCGTCGCCACAGCCCCCGCAGCTCAGTAACCTGAGGCCTCCCAGCCACGTAGACCGCATGGTGGGCGACGACCCCTACAACCCCTACAAGTACTCCGACGACAATCCCTATTATAACTACTATGACACGTATGAGAGGCCCCGGCCTGGGAGCAGGTACCGACCTGGATACGGCACCGGTTACTTCCAGTACG GTCTCCCGGACCTGGTGCCGGACCCCTACTACATCCAGGCATCTACATATGTGCAGAAGATGTCTATGTACAATCTGAGATGCGCTGCGGAAGAAAACTGCCTGGCTAG CTCAGCATATAGGGCGGATGTCCGAGATTATGACCACAGGGTACTGCTACGATTTCCCCAAAGAGTGAAAAACCAAGGGACGTCTGACTTCTTACCAAGCCGCCCTCGCTATTCCTGGGAGTGGCACAGTTGTCATCA ACATTACCACAGCATGGATGAATTCAGCCACTACGACCTGCTTGATGCCAACACACAGAGGAGAGTGGCTGAAGGCCACAAAGCAAGCTTCTGTCTCGAGGACACATCCTGTGACTACGGGTACCACAGGCGCTTTGCGTGTACCGCCCACACACAG GGATTGAGTCCTGGATGTTATGATACCTATGCGGCAGACATAGACTGCCAGTGGATTGATATTACAGATGTACAACCTGGAAACTATATTCTAAAG GTCAGTGTAAACCCCAGCTACCTGGTGCCTGAATCAGACTACAGTAACAATGTTGTACGCTGTGACATTCGCTACACAGGACACCATGCCTATGCCTCAGGCTGCACAATTTCGCC GTATTAG
- the Lox gene encoding protein-lysine 6-oxidase isoform X2: MRFAWTVLLLGPLQLCPLLRGAPQAPREPPAAPGAWRQTIQWENNGQVFSLLSLGAQYQPQQQRRRDPSAAAAPGPDGNAAPQPRTPILLLRDNRTASARARTPSPSGVAPGRPRPAARHWFQAGFSPSGARDGGTSRRAGNRTASPQPPQLSNLRPPSHVDRMVGDDPYNPYKYSDDNPYYNYYDTYERPRPGSRYRPGYGTGYFQYGLPDLVPDPYYIQASTYVQKMSMYNLRCAAEENCLASSAYRADVRDYDHRVLLRFPQRVKNQGTSDFLPSRPRYSWEWHSCHQHYHSMDEFSHYDLLDANTQRRVAEGHKASFCLEDTSCDYGYHRRFACTAHTQGLSPGCYDTYAADIDCQWIDITDVQPGNYILKVSVNPSYLVPESDYSNNVVRCDIRYTGHHAYASGCTISP, translated from the exons ATGCGTTTCGCCTGGACCGTGCTCCTGCTGGGGCCACTGCAGCTCTGTCCGCTTCTCCGCGGCGCCCCGCAGGCCCCGCGTGAGCCACCCGCCGCCCCGGGCGCCTGGCGCCAGACGATCCAATGGGAGAACAATGGGCAGGTGTTCAGTCTGCTGAGCCTCGGGGCGCAGTACCAGCCGCAGCAGCAGCGGCGACGCGACCCCAGCGCCGCGGCGGCCCCGGGCCCCGACGGCAACGCCGCCCCGCAGCCGCGCACGCCCATTCTGCTGCTGCGTGACAACCGCACCGCCTCTGCCCGCGCGCGGACACCGAGCCCGTCGGGGGTCGCCCCCGGCCGTCCCCGGCCCGCTGCCCGCCACTGGTTCCAAGCTGGCTTCTCGCCGTCGGGGGCCCGCGATGGTGGGACCTCCCGGCGCGCAGGGAACCGGACTGCGTCGCCACAGCCCCCGCAGCTCAGTAACCTGAGGCCTCCCAGCCACGTAGACCGCATGGTGGGCGACGACCCCTACAACCCCTACAAGTACTCCGACGACAATCCCTATTATAACTACTATGACACGTATGAGAGGCCCCGGCCTGGGAGCAGGTACCGACCTGGATACGGCACCGGTTACTTCCAGTACG GTCTCCCGGACCTGGTGCCGGACCCCTACTACATCCAGGCATCTACATATGTGCAGAAGATGTCTATGTACAATCTGAGATGCGCTGCGGAAGAAAACTGCCTGGCTAG CTCAGCATATAGGGCGGATGTCCGAGATTATGACCACAGGGTACTGCTACGATTTCCCCAAAGAGTGAAAAACCAAGGGACGTCTGACTTCTTACCAAGCCGCCCTCGCTATTCCTGGGAGTGGCACAGTTGTCATCA ACATTACCACAGCATGGATGAATTCAGCCACTACGACCTGCTTGATGCCAACACACAGAGGAGAGTGGCTGAAGGCCACAAAGCAAGCTTCTGTCTCGAGGACACATCCTGTGACTACGGGTACCACAGGCGCTTTGCGTGTACCGCCCACACACAG GGATTGAGTCCTGGATGTTATGATACCTATGCGGCAGACATAGACTGCCAGTGGATTGATATTACAGATGTACAACCTGGAAACTATATTCTAAAG GTCAGTGTAAACCCCAGCTACCTGGTGCCTGAATCAGACTACAGTAACAATGTTGTACGCTGTGACATTCGCTACACAGGACACCATGCCTATGCCTCAGGCTGCACAATTTCGCCGTAA